CATACAAGTCTTTTAACTGCCAGAATTTATTTGGTTATGTGCCTTCAGATATCATACATATATCATCAGTAAAAAGATATTCAGTacgaattaaaataaaagattcTGCTCAAGTGGTTGCGAATTGTGATTATATGATACATATTTACATATAcagaatcaaaaacaaaattttctaTAAGATACACTGCATGGAGGAAAGGGTTAGACAGAGAGAACGAAGAGCAAAGCACTCCTAAAGAAATTTTTGAACAACTGTTTCCTTCTGCTTTACTATCCTTCCGTATCAAAACTTGACCTACGAATGCTCATGTTAGATGACCCATAGCATGTTGTCCGTTAAATGTACCACAGCCAACAAGTCGCACTTCACAGAAATTCAACATCTTCTTCCTGATCTTCCAGGACGATAGTGGCAAGAGCTAGTCTATATGCTGAGGATCTCAAATTCCTCACGAGAACATATATTTCCTTCCGTCTCCGTTTAACTGGCATCATATCCCATTGTTCCCCTCTAATATGAGCAAGTAGTACTGCCTCACAAAAAGCTTGTGCTACTGTCTTCTTgctgtaaaaataataataattacaatgaTCATAATTACATGCAACATAGCATAAGGCAAATAATGAACATACAGTAAAATGGAAACAAAAGTTTGTAGTTGTGATGTAGCAAGAGGCCTATAGACTAACCTCCCTCGAACAAAACCAGTGGTCACAAAGCCTATAGGCCAACGATGAGATTCTCTACTGACAGTGTCCTCTGGTAATTGGAGTTCCCACTTACCAGAAGATTGCTCTTTGAAATACGATGTCACAGCAGATTGAGGAACTTGAAGTCCTGCATCAAAACTCTCTGATCTGCAAGACATGCACCAACATGATTATTACTACGAAAGAAATCTTTCAATAACAGCAATGATATTTACAGTTCATCCCCTATTGTCACTAATGACATTAAATTTCACTAAACATCAAGGAAAAGTTCTAAAGGTAATTAAGCATAGCCAAGTAAAAGTTCAtatattgcccttcaactatacGACCTTTATCGTTGTCCATGCACATGAGAGCACAGAGATTCAATCAACTGTATTACAACCAGAAAATGAAGACATGCACCTATGTTAGGAAGGAAAAGACTGGAACAGAGTTCCAAGTACCACCAAGTAAGAATACAAAGACTAGAAGCTTACTAATAAAATAT
Above is a genomic segment from Rosa chinensis cultivar Old Blush chromosome 3, RchiOBHm-V2, whole genome shotgun sequence containing:
- the LOC112194487 gene encoding uncharacterized protein LOC112194487, which gives rise to MVRALVGDALAQMVQNMATAVEARTSFSLTNFLNEFQGCNLRLCPHVTDKTTSFTRFMRDESKLGQGQNGITKFSYNHKLCFVRYFSMLTKKGFLKRKQLFVHLQVTDISLWTRSESFDAGLQVPQSAVTSYFKEQSSGKWELQLPEDTVSRESHRWPIGFVTTGFVRGSKKTVAQAFCEAVLLAHIRGEQWDMMPVKRRRKEIYVLVRNLRSSAYRLALATIVLEDQEEDVEFL